Proteins encoded within one genomic window of Candidatus Nezhaarchaeota archaeon:
- a CDS encoding M20/M25/M40 family metallo-hydrolase: MLSFEVEFLLDLLKVYSPTGQEAELAKLLYLKMKELGFEVHIDSVGNVIGELKGHGPTVLLCGHMDTVPGFIPVRIENEEIWGRGAVDAKGPLAALIMAAKKYLSLERRGLNVIIACVVEEEGSSKGMYRLIDSINEPDIAIFGEPSGVSCLTLGYKGGVTFEVTVETEGGHSASPWLFKNSIEEGWSLWTELKKVLNSHKKEDSKFYSITYCLTYISGGGPSALVPSKCIFKFNVRIPPMLKCKDVVKMVRDVAEYFASSRGVKVEVKWDDCVEAYVLSRTSTVARAFSRAMLEELGAKPSFVYKTGTSDINVAATKWTQAEMAAYGPGDSSLDHTPWERVSINEYLKSINVLWRALTWIDKFKSKAFLLQDSL; encoded by the coding sequence ATGTTAAGCTTTGAAGTGGAGTTTCTACTTGACTTACTAAAGGTTTACAGCCCAACAGGTCAAGAAGCTGAGTTAGCTAAGCTACTATACTTAAAGATGAAAGAGCTGGGCTTTGAGGTTCACATAGATTCTGTAGGTAACGTAATAGGGGAGTTAAAGGGCCATGGTCCAACAGTGCTACTATGCGGTCACATGGATACAGTCCCCGGCTTCATACCAGTCAGGATAGAGAATGAGGAGATATGGGGTAGGGGGGCTGTAGACGCCAAAGGGCCGTTAGCCGCACTGATCATGGCTGCCAAGAAGTACCTTAGCTTAGAGAGAAGAGGACTTAATGTAATTATTGCATGTGTTGTCGAGGAGGAAGGTTCGAGTAAAGGAATGTACCGCTTAATCGACTCAATAAACGAACCAGACATAGCGATATTCGGAGAACCTAGCGGAGTTTCATGCTTAACTTTGGGGTACAAGGGAGGAGTAACCTTTGAGGTAACAGTTGAAACTGAGGGAGGGCATTCAGCTAGCCCATGGTTGTTTAAGAACTCGATAGAGGAAGGATGGTCTTTATGGACTGAACTGAAGAAGGTTCTTAATTCGCACAAAAAAGAGGATAGCAAGTTCTACTCGATTACCTATTGCTTAACGTACATAAGTGGTGGAGGTCCGTCGGCTTTAGTTCCATCAAAGTGTATTTTCAAGTTCAACGTCAGAATACCACCAATGCTCAAGTGCAAGGATGTTGTCAAGATGGTTAGAGATGTAGCTGAGTATTTTGCTAGTAGTAGGGGGGTTAAGGTAGAGGTTAAGTGGGATGACTGTGTTGAAGCATATGTCTTAAGTAGGACGAGTACTGTTGCGAGAGCGTTTAGCAGAGCCATGCTCGAAGAGCTTGGAGCAAAGCCAAGCTTCGTATACAAGACTGGAACAAGCGATATTAATGTGGCAGCAACTAAGTGGACTCAAGCAGAGATGGCTGCTTACGGCCCTGGAGACTCGAGTTTAGATCACACTCCATGGGAGAGAGTGAGTATCAATGAATATCTAAAGTCAATCAACGTTCTTTGGAGGGCTTTAACGTGGATTGATAAGTTTAAGAGTAAAGCTTTTCTATTGCAAGATTCTCTATGA
- a CDS encoding Lrp/AsnC family transcriptional regulator, producing MSEIDEIDNTILSILLKDSRTPYTVIAKKVGLSEAGVRKRIDRLVKMGIIKRFTIEIDRPAKVRAITLITADPSADTSEVSSKVREVSGVEKVFEVTGVYDVVAIISSPSISDVNKCIDELRRIKGVKSTNTMMVLREW from the coding sequence TTGTCAGAGATAGACGAGATAGATAACACTATATTAAGCATACTATTGAAAGATTCTAGGACCCCATACACAGTCATAGCTAAGAAAGTAGGTCTCTCCGAGGCTGGCGTAAGGAAAAGGATCGATAGGCTAGTTAAGATGGGAATCATTAAGAGGTTCACGATAGAAATTGATCGACCAGCTAAGGTTAGGGCGATAACGCTCATAACAGCTGACCCATCAGCGGATACTTCAGAAGTATCCTCTAAAGTTAGAGAGGTAAGTGGAGTTGAGAAGGTATTCGAGGTAACTGGGGTTTACGATGTAGTCGCGATAATATCGTCACCTAGCATAAGTGATGTGAATAAATGCATTGATGAGCTGAGAAGGATAAAAGGTGTTAAGTCAACGAACACGATGATGGTCTTGAGGGAATGGTAA
- the lysX gene encoding lysine biosynthesis protein LysX, giving the protein MVRVIITYDRIRVEEKALQRAGESLGADVRLIDVKDSFIDITKGEVNPEVLKGDVVIQRCVGHFRSLYLTAILESVGVPVINPFYATLICGDKLLTTLALRRAGVPTPKTIVAFTRDGALKALEEVGYPAILKPVVGSWGRLVSLIKDVETAKVVLEHRELLHPLYQIFYVQEFIKKPDRDIRCFVVGEEAIAAIYRYAAPGEWRSNTALGGRAVKMEMNDELREVSIKAAKAVGAHVVGVDCLESERGLLVHELNSVTEFRNAAPATGVDIAKKIMEYAIKLAKK; this is encoded by the coding sequence TTGGTAAGAGTAATAATAACTTATGATAGGATTAGAGTTGAGGAGAAGGCTTTACAAAGGGCTGGAGAAAGCCTTGGAGCTGATGTGAGGTTAATAGATGTAAAGGACTCTTTCATCGACATAACTAAGGGGGAAGTAAACCCCGAAGTACTTAAAGGAGACGTTGTCATTCAGAGATGCGTTGGACACTTTAGAAGCCTGTATCTGACCGCGATACTTGAGAGCGTCGGGGTTCCAGTCATAAATCCATTCTACGCGACCTTAATTTGCGGTGATAAGCTGTTAACGACCCTTGCGCTAAGAAGGGCTGGAGTTCCAACGCCAAAAACTATTGTTGCCTTTACTCGTGATGGTGCTTTAAAGGCTTTGGAAGAGGTGGGTTATCCAGCGATCTTAAAGCCAGTTGTAGGTAGCTGGGGTAGGCTTGTGTCGCTCATTAAGGACGTGGAGACGGCTAAAGTCGTACTTGAGCATCGAGAGCTATTGCATCCTTTATATCAGATATTTTATGTTCAAGAGTTCATCAAGAAGCCTGATAGGGATATTAGGTGCTTTGTAGTGGGTGAAGAAGCGATAGCAGCGATATATCGTTATGCTGCTCCAGGTGAGTGGAGATCCAACACTGCTCTCGGAGGAAGAGCAGTCAAAATGGAGATGAACGATGAACTTAGAGAGGTTAGCATTAAGGCCGCAAAAGCTGTTGGAGCTCACGTTGTAGGTGTTGACTGCCTAGAAAGCGAAAGAGGTCTTTTAGTTCACGAACTAAACAGCGTGACTGAGTTTAGAAATGCAGCTCCAGCAACAGGTGTTGATATAGCTAAGAAGATTATGGAGTACGCCATCAAATTAGCAAAGAAGTAG
- a CDS encoding aspartate aminotransferase family protein, translated as MAIDFKSLEDVHLLPTYQKFPVTIVRGLGARVWDDKGREYIDCVAGYGAAIVGHCNPRVVKAIKEQSERLLACHCSYYNDVRAKYLKKLVSVLPKGLTRVYLCNSGAEAVEAAIKIAWKATGKRVIVSMMRGYHGKTLGALTLTWDQKYRESFEPLPGFVRFVPYGNIDKLKGALSDDVAAVVVEPVQGESGVIIPPGDFLPQVREECTKRGVLLIVDEVQTGFGRTGKLWACEHWGVEPDIMCMAKGIAGGLPMGATATREDIAIKLKVGEHTSTFGGNPLTCAAAIATLDAILEDGLLENCRSIGDYMLNRLKGLENKFKVVREARGIGLMQALELRVDIKESILSLISEGVLAAYSGRTIIRFLPPLCLTKEDVDVVINALERVLSNVKL; from the coding sequence TTGGCGATTGACTTTAAGAGCTTGGAGGACGTCCACTTACTCCCCACATATCAAAAGTTCCCCGTCACCATAGTCAGAGGACTTGGAGCTAGAGTATGGGATGATAAGGGAAGGGAGTACATAGATTGCGTAGCCGGCTACGGAGCAGCTATCGTAGGTCATTGCAATCCGAGAGTGGTTAAGGCAATTAAGGAACAGAGCGAGAGGTTGTTGGCCTGTCATTGCTCATACTACAACGATGTGAGGGCTAAGTACCTTAAGAAGCTCGTGAGCGTTTTACCTAAAGGATTGACGAGGGTTTATCTCTGTAATAGTGGAGCTGAAGCTGTTGAGGCTGCCATAAAGATCGCCTGGAAGGCTACGGGTAAGAGGGTAATAGTGTCAATGATGAGAGGGTATCACGGAAAAACGTTGGGGGCTTTGACGCTCACATGGGATCAAAAGTACAGAGAGAGCTTCGAGCCCCTCCCAGGTTTCGTGAGATTCGTTCCCTACGGTAATATTGATAAACTTAAGGGGGCCCTCAGTGATGATGTTGCAGCAGTTGTGGTTGAACCGGTGCAAGGCGAGAGTGGAGTCATAATACCTCCAGGCGATTTCCTCCCACAAGTAAGAGAGGAGTGCACGAAGAGAGGAGTCCTGCTGATAGTTGATGAAGTTCAGACAGGTTTTGGTAGAACTGGCAAATTGTGGGCCTGCGAACACTGGGGTGTTGAACCAGATATCATGTGTATGGCTAAGGGCATAGCTGGTGGACTACCCATGGGGGCCACGGCCACGAGAGAGGACATAGCGATTAAGCTTAAAGTCGGCGAACATACCTCAACGTTTGGAGGGAACCCTCTAACATGCGCTGCGGCAATAGCAACTCTCGACGCGATATTAGAGGATGGTCTGCTTGAAAACTGTAGGTCGATTGGTGACTACATGCTTAATAGGCTCAAGGGCCTTGAGAACAAGTTTAAGGTTGTAAGAGAAGCGAGGGGCATTGGGCTCATGCAGGCGCTTGAGCTTAGAGTTGACATCAAGGAGTCCATACTATCACTGATAAGTGAGGGAGTCTTGGCTGCGTACTCGGGAAGAACGATCATCAGGTTCTTGCCCCCATTATGTCTAACGAAAGAGGATGTTGACGTAGTGATTAATGCTCTTGAAAGAGTGTTAAGCAATGTTAAGCTTTGA
- the lysW/argW gene encoding alpha-aminoadipate/glutamate carrier protein LysW/ArgW has product MKVKCPDCEGEIKVPDDAIAGEIVSCPDCGQEYEVYFEDGKLKLKQAETVKEDWGE; this is encoded by the coding sequence ATGAAGGTCAAGTGCCCGGATTGTGAGGGCGAAATTAAGGTTCCGGATGATGCAATTGCTGGGGAAATCGTAAGCTGTCCGGACTGCGGTCAAGAGTACGAAGTATACTTTGAGGACGGGAAGCTCAAGCTCAAGCAGGCAGAGACGGTGAAAGAAGATTGGGGAGAGTAG
- a CDS encoding RtcB family protein, protein MSSKGVPLRQIDEFTWEVPKDYKPGMRVPARIYADKTLLSKMLEDLTIVQAVNVAHLPGIQKWSITLPDGHQGYGFPIGGVAAMDAEEGVISPGGIGYDINCGVRVLVTNLTYKDVKPVLEDLITTIFNLVPSGLGSTTKAVRLTRSELDEVLAEGVKWAIRHGYGWEVDAEYCEERGCMKTADPSKVSSRAKDRGFDQLGTLGSGNHFLEVQVVDKIFDPEVAKAFGIREEGQVTVMIHTGSRGLGHQVCSDYLRVMEMAVRKYGISIPDRELACAPAKSREAEDYFAAMSAAANFAWCNRQMITHWVREAFKKTFKQDPENLGLKLIYDVAHNICKIEEHVVNGTKKRVFVHRKGATRAFPPNHPDIPAKYKPFGQPVLIPGSMGTSSWILVGNPKAMQITFGSTAHGAGRMMSREEALRTVKGSEVKAELEQKGIAVRAASIRVLAEEWDRAYKDVDRVAEVSHRVGIATKVARLRPIAVAKG, encoded by the coding sequence TTGTCGTCGAAAGGTGTTCCACTAAGACAGATAGATGAGTTCACGTGGGAGGTACCTAAAGACTATAAGCCAGGCATGAGGGTCCCCGCTCGAATATACGCGGACAAGACTCTACTTAGCAAGATGCTCGAAGACTTGACTATAGTGCAAGCAGTAAATGTAGCTCACTTACCTGGAATACAGAAGTGGTCTATAACGCTCCCTGATGGACATCAAGGGTACGGTTTTCCGATAGGTGGCGTGGCAGCAATGGACGCTGAAGAGGGCGTTATAAGCCCAGGAGGCATAGGCTACGACATAAACTGTGGCGTTAGAGTCCTGGTTACAAACTTAACTTATAAAGACGTAAAGCCGGTGCTCGAAGACCTCATAACCACGATATTCAATTTAGTACCATCAGGCTTAGGTTCTACAACCAAAGCTGTTAGGTTAACGAGAAGTGAACTGGACGAGGTCCTGGCTGAAGGAGTTAAGTGGGCTATTAGGCATGGCTACGGTTGGGAGGTAGATGCAGAGTACTGCGAAGAGAGAGGATGCATGAAGACAGCTGATCCTTCAAAAGTTTCTTCAAGAGCTAAAGATAGAGGTTTTGATCAGTTAGGCACGCTAGGTAGCGGTAATCACTTCCTCGAAGTTCAAGTGGTTGATAAGATATTCGATCCAGAGGTTGCGAAAGCATTTGGAATAAGGGAGGAAGGTCAGGTAACCGTAATGATACATACCGGAAGCAGAGGCTTAGGCCATCAAGTATGCAGTGACTACCTTAGAGTAATGGAGATGGCGGTTAGGAAGTACGGAATATCAATACCCGATAGAGAGCTCGCATGCGCACCAGCAAAGTCCAGAGAAGCTGAGGACTACTTTGCAGCTATGTCTGCAGCAGCCAACTTCGCTTGGTGCAATAGACAAATGATAACTCACTGGGTGAGAGAGGCTTTCAAGAAAACATTTAAGCAAGATCCTGAGAATCTGGGGCTCAAACTGATCTACGACGTGGCCCATAACATATGTAAGATCGAGGAACATGTGGTGAATGGCACTAAGAAGAGGGTCTTCGTGCATAGGAAGGGAGCTACTAGAGCCTTCCCGCCAAATCATCCAGACATACCAGCTAAATACAAACCCTTTGGGCAACCAGTTCTGATACCTGGCTCAATGGGAACTAGCTCCTGGATATTAGTTGGAAACCCCAAGGCTATGCAGATAACCTTCGGCTCAACGGCTCACGGAGCCGGTAGAATGATGTCTCGAGAAGAGGCTTTGAGGACGGTTAAAGGGTCCGAGGTCAAGGCTGAGTTGGAGCAAAAGGGCATAGCGGTTAGAGCTGCTAGCATAAGGGTTCTAGCCGAAGAGTGGGATAGAGCTTACAAGGACGTTGATAGAGTTGCTGAAGTGAGCCATAGAGTTGGCATAGCAACTAAGGTCGCTAGGCTAAGACCGATAGCCGTAGCGAAGGGCTAA